The genomic window GGCGCAGAGGCTGACAACGTGATTTTACTGAACCTTAAAAATGATTGGCTTGGTTTCCCGAATAAAGCAACTGACGATCCTATCCTATCACTACTTTTAAGTGACGATGAAACTTATAGGTTTGCTGAAGAGCGAAGGTTGTTCTATGTTGCCTTAACACGCACCAAAAATGAGGTCGTATTGTTTATCCCTGATGAAGCGAGCCCATTTGTAGACGAATTGCTCGAAGACAACAACTACCTTTTAGCAAAAAATGCTAAATCTTTTCAAAGCACCAATTGTCCTTATTGCAAAACGGGAAAGTTAATGGTAAAACAAAATCCGCTAAACAACAGTCGGTTTTTAGGCTGCTCTCATTATCCAATCTGCAATCAGACTTTCAAAAATTTGGAGATTTTAGATAAAAACTTACTTTGCTCTAGTTGCGAAAGCGGCTTTATGGTAAGAAGGACTGGCAAGCACAGTGCTTTTTTAGGATGTACCCAATACCCGAAGTGCAACAACACCATTAAACTGAAATAGAAGCTTACTTATTCTAGTAAAAAGGTAACAAAGATGCCGGCTACTAAAAATCTTCGCGAAGAAAACTAGCCAATGCCTTATTTATACTTTTACCTATGCAAACTCTCCAAAAACTAGAGTACGGTTTAAATTAGCGTACTCAACTTTAAACTTTAGCAACTAAACACCAATACCCCGCCACTATCCCTTTACACATTAACCCCAAACAAGTATCCCACTAGCGCCGAAAGCCCCATGGCTATAGAGCCCCAAATGGTAATGCGCACAATAGCCTTTGTGATATTAGACCCACCAGTTTTGGCCGCTTTAGCGCCCAAGATCATCAAAAAAATTAGGGTGGCACCATATAACCAATACTCCATGTGTTTTACTGGCGCAAATAACACCACCAACAAAGGCATTAAGCCGCCTACGGTAAACGCTGCACCAGAGGCCATTGCCGCTTGTATAGGATTGGCCTTGCTTACCTCGTTAATACCCAATTCATCTCGTATATGAGCCGCTAAAGCATCTTTCTCGCTAAGTTCTATTGCTACCTGCATGGCGGTTTCCTTTGTCAATCCACGCCTTTCATAAATTTGAGCTAAAATCTGTAGTTCTTCTTCGGGCATGGTCTTTAGTTCAGCTTTTTCCCTTTCAATATCGGCTTTTTCGGTATCCGTTTGCGAACTTACAGATACATACTCGCCAGCCGACATGGATAAGGCCCCGGCCACCAAACCCGCTACCGTAGCCAATAAAATAGGCTCTCTGGTACTACTTGCTGCAGCTACCCCAATGGCCAAGCTGGAAATAGAAATAATACCATCATTAGCACCTAAAACCGCAGCCCTAAGCCAATTACTTTTATGGATGTAATGCTGCTCTAAATAATTTTCAATTGTAATCATACTGATGAATTTACACTATAGCTATTAAATTATTGTATGGAGTGAGGGGTAAAAAATACCGCAAAAGTATGCACACCTGTCTGATAGGAGTACGTAATACCAAACTGATGTAGTTCTACAATTTGTTTAACAATGGCCAAGCCAAGCCCCATACCTTCTGAAGATGGCGACTTGTAAAAACGATCAAAGGCAATTTTATCATCCAATGGCTCGTTAGTACCTGTATTGCTAATCCATAAAGCCTGGCTATTTAGTTTAATATCAATGCTGCCGCCTTCGTGATTGTGCCGTATGGCATTACCAATTAAGTTATCTAATAAAATATCGGCCAAATATCGGCTCATTAGCAAAGTGTGATCTTGCAAGTTTATATGTACAGCAATACCTTTTTGTTGCGTAAATTCTTGAAAATATTGTAGTTTTTCTACCAAAATGGATTTGAGGTTAAGTTGTTCCCTATCCCGTAGCAGGTTATTATCTATTTTTACCAGCAACAATAAAGACTGATTGAGCTTGGTAAGTTTGGCTGTAGCTCTGTACAGATCAATCAGGTTTTTACTTTGCTCTTCACTCAAATTGGCAGACTGTAACATCATGTCTAATTTTGCATTGATTACCGCAATTGGTGTCATCATCTCATGCGAAGCATTCTCTGTAAACAACTTAATTTCTCTGTAATCTGATTTTACCCGTTGCGAGATATCTACAATGGCATCATTAAGTTCTTTAAATTCGGCTATGGAAGTTTACTTACCTGCGCAAAGTTTTGCTCTTGGTTAAGGTTAAACGATTTAAGATTAAGCAGCAATTGTTTAAAAGGCAGCCACATTTTCTTCATCATGTAGCGGCTTACCAACAGTAGTAGCAGCAGCAACGCCAATACAGGCAAAATAATCACTAAAAAAATACTTTTCGCTTGGTCGATATGGGCAATTTTAGAAGCTATGATTTTAACGCGATAAGTTTGTGCCCCCATCTGCAAGTCTTCTTCTAAATATCTGCCCGTTTCTTCTACCTGTTTTTTGGTGTTATAGAAAATGGTATCCCCGAAATGTCTTTTTAGGCTAAGCCGCCCAACTTGATGGTATTCTATAACCAAATCTTCGAAGGCGGTATGTGCCGGAAAACTTTCTTTTTTTGTGGTATAATCTTTTACCTCCAGCAACTCCTCTACCAAGTAATTGTCAATCTGCCTGTTTAGGTAATTGCTTAGTGTATGATAAAAAAGATAGCCTATCAGCAACAAACCTGCTATACTGGTGATCAATAACACCCTATTATATGCCGTAAACAACCTCATTCGTCGGCAAATTTATAACCTACGCCATACACCGAGTGGAAGTAATCTTTACAACCTCCATCTACCAGCTTTTTCCGTAAGTTTTTAATATGTGTATAGATAAAATCGAAGCTGTCGGCCATATCGGCATGGTCGCCCCAAATGTGCGTAACTAATGCCGATTTAGCAATTACCTTAGATTTATTAGCCAAAAAATACAGCAACAAATCAAATTCTTTACGGGTAAGGTTAATGGCTAGGTTATTTACTTTTACCGTTTTACGCTGAATATCAATGGTTAGCTCATTAAAAACGATAAGATCATTGCCTTTAAAAGACCTGCGCCTTACCACCGCCAAAATGCGGGCACTCAGTTCCGAAAGATGAAAGGGCTTGATCAAATAATCATCGGCACCCAAGCTTAAACCCTCTATGCGCTGATCTATTGAACTTCTGGCGGTAATGATAATGACGCCAGCGCTTTTATCTTCTTTTTTTAGTTGTAGCAACAGCTTTAAACCATCGCCGTCTGGCAAAGTAAGGTCTAGCAAGATACAGTCATAATCATACAGGGCTATTTTTTCTGAGGCCGTATCAAAGCGGTCGGCAAAGTCGCAAACATTGCCTTCGGCCTTCAAATAATCCATGATATTTAACCGCAGTAGTTCTTCATCCTCAACAACTAAAATCTTCATAAGCCATTAGCGCTAACCAGACCAACAATTTAGTTATTTATATTTAATATTTAACGAAACGATGTTAGAACTCATGTTTATATTTTTGGAGTAATGCCCGTAACGCAACTCTAACATACTTAAATGCTGAAGCCCGAATACCCCTTTTGGTGGTGCCAAGCGTATACCTAAGCCATAAAAGTTGCTATTGAACTTAGACAGGTCGTAATTGCTGTTGTAATACTGATCGGCAATAGTATGGCGCTGGTACGGCGCAAAATATTTGGCTGCCGTTTGGCTATAGTATCGGTAAAACGGACTTAGCGAGAAAAATGGGTTCATTTTAATGGGCAACTCTAGCTCTGCTGTGTGTGCGTTAAGCCCCCAATTATCGGTATAAAAACGATAATAGGTTCTGATGATCAGGTTATCGCCCAAAAAGTAATTGGCCCTAAAACCCAAAGGCAATTTAAAGCGGCTGTTAGGTAATTTCTCTTGATGTACGCTGCCATATGTAAAATACACCCTATGAAATGGTAAACTTAGGTAACCGCTTTGCTGTACCACATCGGCGAGGAGCATGAGCTGTAGGCGCTGGTTGACAATTTGCGAATAAGACAGTGAACCAGCAAAGGTATTTCTGGCTGCCGTACCCCCTGTTTCGTGTTCGCCGCCGTTGGCCCTAAATTCTATCGGCAAAATTAACGTAACCTGATCCAGATAGGTTTGAAATTTAGCGGTAAACTCGCCATTTCTATCTTTAGTTTTAGCAGAAAAAGCCACATTACCGCCAAAAGAGAGGTAATCGTACTCGGCAGATGAGGATAAGCCAAAAGCCAGAGTGGTGCCTTTTTTCTCGTTCTCGATACTCCAATTTAAAGAAGGATAAATGCGAGTATCGGCATGAGAGGCAGAAGAATTGGCCTGCAAATCTATTTTATCTGACGAAGCTGAGGTGTAATGATCTATGCCTACCTCTAAACCAAAGGTATGCTTACGTTCTTTGCTGTCGTATTTGGTCAGCTTTACATCGAACACATTGGCAATATCGGTTAGTTTTTGCGAACCTATACCGCCCGTTACTGCGGCATTGTTGCCATCTTGTGTGTAGTAGCTAGATACCAGGTTAACTTCTTCGAGCTTTAACTTGCGACTTTGGTAGCCGGTGTTTTCTGCTTTGGAATTAGTTTGTGCAAAGCTTGGATGCAAGAGCGCAAAGGCCATAGCTACCGTTAAAAATACTTTTTTCATCAGTGTAAGTTTAAGATGAGATGAATATTTGCGAATTAATTACAGCCGCAACCGCCGCCACTTTTACCTGCATTGGCGCCCGAGGCACCCTCTCGGTAACCTTGAAAACTTAACTCAGTTTTTTCTACCTTTCGGTTAGACAAAGCCATTTCCGCATCGTTCAATCTGTTTTTTTGATATTCTTTTACCGTTGTGCAAGAACTTGCCAAGGCCAACAGCGCTAGCAGTAACATTGGCAGTAAACGGTGCTTTTTTGATTTTGTATTCATTTGAGATTGATATTTTTACTGGTGTAGATTTGATTATTATCGTCGATAATGATGCAGGCCAAATGATGAATTTGGTTGATAAGGTTTAAGCCAGCTTTAACGCCCATAATGGTTACTGGAGTAGCCATAGCATCGGCTATTTCTGCATTGGGACTAATGATAGTTACGCTTTTAATACCTCTTACAGGCAATCCGGTTTTAGGATTAATGGTGTGCGAATATTTGATGCCATCAATCATCACATACTTTTCGTAATTGCCAGAAGTAGCTACCGCCATATCGGTTACATTGAGGTAAGAAAATGGCAGTTGTTTATGATCTGGGTTAACTACGCCGATGGTCCACGGCTGGCCGTTGGGCTGATTTCCCCAAGCGGTAAGGTCACCAGAAGCATTTACAATTCCGCTAACTATACCTTCCCTTTTTAACAGGGCTTTAGCCATTTCTGCGGCATAACCTTTTCCAATACCACCAAAACCAATGCGCATACCTTTTTCCTTCAGTTTTACGGTACAATTTTCATGATCTAAGATGATATTTTGATAATTGATGAGCCTTACCATAGCTTTAGCTTGGTCTGCACTGGGCAATGTGCTCATGTGTTGATCGAAATTCCAGAGCCTTTTATCAATAGAACCGTAAGATAGATCAAAAGCCCCATCGGTTATTTTAGAAATCCTTATGGAACGTTCAATCAGGCTAAATACTTCCCTATCAACTTTTACGGCTGTCACACCAGCTTGTTGGTTAATCTGGTTGGTTTGGCTACGCTCATCAAAAGTGGTCAGCAATGCCTCGATCCTTTTAATTTCATCAACTGCCAGATCCAATTTAGCGTTTGCCCAAGCTTCATCTTCTGCTACTACCGTAAGCTCAAAAGTATTACCCATTAACCTTTGGCTGCGTTTAAAAGATTGTAAAGCAAGCTCAATACTAGTGGTTAGCATTACAAATTTGTTTAACGGTAGCGGTAAATTGGGTTGGGGTTTCATCGGGCAATCCTTCCCAAGTTTTAATCACTTTACCCTCTGCATTTAGCAACAGGATGTAAGGAAACCTTCCGTTAGGATTATATTGGTCGGCCAGTGCCTCGTTTTGTTTTTTTATATCAACAGGCAACTGATTTTTTTTATTACGTGGAAAATCGGCATTCACGAGCACCAAATTTTGATCTGCCATCTTTAAAAATCCCGCATCGGTAAAAATTTCCTTGTGCATCCTAATGCAAGGGATACACCAATCTGAACCAGAGAAATTCAACAAAATAAATTGGTTTTTCTCTTTAGCCAATTTCTTTGCATTCTCGAAATTAGCTTCCCAAGGACTTACTGATATGCCCATAGTAAAGATTAAAAACAGTAAGGTTTTCATACGTTGTGAGATTTTGGATTTTTATTTGAGGTTAAAGAAATACAGATCAGTTATCTGCGTTGCCACCATTGATTATGTCAGATACTATTCCGGGTTGATTGCTTTTTTCGGCAATGACTACCCCTACAATATGGATTATAATGAACGACAGTATGAGGTACATGACCAGCTCATGCATTTCTTTGACGCTATGCGCTACGGTATCGGATATACTCAATTGTTCATGAAATTTTATGCTTAACCCACTGATGGCCATAAACGCCAACATTGCATAAAAAAAGACATAGCTAAACTTACCAAAAGTTCTTTAACAATCGATTTATCTTTTTGTACACGATACAGTAAAAATGCTTTCTTTATTTTTTG from Pedobacter sp. SL55 includes these protein-coding regions:
- a CDS encoding response regulator transcription factor, yielding MKILVVEDEELLRLNIMDYLKAEGNVCDFADRFDTASEKIALYDYDCILLDLTLPDGDGLKLLLQLKKEDKSAGVIIITARSSIDQRIEGLSLGADDYLIKPFHLSELSARILAVVRRRSFKGNDLIVFNELTIDIQRKTVKVNNLAINLTRKEFDLLLYFLANKSKVIAKSALVTHIWGDHADMADSFDFIYTHIKNLRKKLVDGGCKDYFHSVYGVGYKFADE
- a CDS encoding DUF3570 domain-containing protein, which translates into the protein MKKVFLTVAMAFALLHPSFAQTNSKAENTGYQSRKLKLEEVNLVSSYYTQDGNNAAVTGGIGSQKLTDIANVFDVKLTKYDSKERKHTFGLEVGIDHYTSASSDKIDLQANSSASHADTRIYPSLNWSIENEKKGTTLAFGLSSSAEYDYLSFGGNVAFSAKTKDRNGEFTAKFQTYLDQVTLILPIEFRANGGEHETGGTAARNTFAGSLSYSQIVNQRLQLMLLADVVQQSGYLSLPFHRVYFTYGSVHQEKLPNSRFKLPLGFRANYFLGDNLIIRTYYRFYTDNWGLNAHTAELELPIKMNPFFSLSPFYRYYSQTAAKYFAPYQRHTIADQYYNSNYDLSKFNSNFYGLGIRLAPPKGVFGLQHLSMLELRYGHYSKNINMSSNIVSLNIKYK
- a CDS encoding cytochrome b/b6 domain-containing protein; translated protein: MLAFMAISGLSIKFHEQLSISDTVAHSVKEMHELVMYLILSFIIIHIVGVVIAEKSNQPGIVSDIINGGNADN
- a CDS encoding DUF4266 domain-containing protein, translated to MLLLALLALASSCTTVKEYQKNRLNDAEMALSNRKVEKTELSFQGYREGASGANAGKSGGGCGCN
- a CDS encoding VIT1/CCC1 transporter family protein encodes the protein MITIENYLEQHYIHKSNWLRAAVLGANDGIISISSLAIGVAAASSTREPILLATVAGLVAGALSMSAGEYVSVSSQTDTEKADIEREKAELKTMPEEELQILAQIYERRGLTKETAMQVAIELSEKDALAAHIRDELGINEVSKANPIQAAMASGAAFTVGGLMPLLVVLFAPVKHMEYWLYGATLIFLMILGAKAAKTGGSNITKAIVRITIWGSIAMGLSALVGYLFGVNV
- a CDS encoding FAD:protein FMN transferase; the encoded protein is MLTTSIELALQSFKRSQRLMGNTFELTVVAEDEAWANAKLDLAVDEIKRIEALLTTFDERSQTNQINQQAGVTAVKVDREVFSLIERSIRISKITDGAFDLSYGSIDKRLWNFDQHMSTLPSADQAKAMVRLINYQNIILDHENCTVKLKEKGMRIGFGGIGKGYAAEMAKALLKREGIVSGIVNASGDLTAWGNQPNGQPWTIGVVNPDHKQLPFSYLNVTDMAVATSGNYEKYVMIDGIKYSHTINPKTGLPVRGIKSVTIISPNAEIADAMATPVTIMGVKAGLNLINQIHHLACIIIDDNNQIYTSKNINLK
- a CDS encoding sensor histidine kinase; its protein translation is MFTENASHEMMTPIAVINAKLDMMLQSANLSEEQSKNLIDLYRATAKLTKLNQSLLLLVKIDNNLLRDREQLNLKSILVEKLQYFQEFTQQKGIAVHINLQDHTLLMSRYLADILLDNLIGNAIRHNHEGGSIDIKLNSQALWISNTGTNEPLDDKIAFDRFYKSPSSEGMGLGLAIVKQIVELHQFGITYSYQTGVHTFAVFFTPHSIQ
- a CDS encoding thioredoxin family protein translates to MKTLLFLIFTMGISVSPWEANFENAKKLAKEKNQFILLNFSGSDWCIPCIRMHKEIFTDAGFLKMADQNLVLVNADFPRNKKNQLPVDIKKQNEALADQYNPNGRFPYILLLNAEGKVIKTWEGLPDETPTQFTATVKQICNANH